The Vicia villosa cultivar HV-30 ecotype Madison, WI linkage group LG1, Vvil1.0, whole genome shotgun sequence genome includes a region encoding these proteins:
- the LOC131644708 gene encoding uncharacterized protein LOC131644708 encodes MAQETKNENPDQSTPTTRPVGGTEYGWCKAVPGGTGSTVLSLLLSKPPQIPHLQNALHKLQISHPILRSKIHLDTTTNTFHFVTPPTPRVQIEPFDLQSTSQILQSQTNGHDLTDLDPFHALLEHEMNRDTWRDPEDGDADVMYASTYAISDKRFALFLRLHTSACDRAAAVALLNELLRLVAGGGDGGEVEGDKVNLAIEDLIPEGKMNKPFWARGLDVLGYSLNAFRFSNLSFVNADAPRSSRMVRFQLNADETKNLLDGCKSRGIKLCAALAAAGMIAAWKSKRLSDYESEKYAVVTLIDCRPLLDPVLSSSHCGFYHSAILNTHDVCGETLWELAKRSYSSLENAKNNNKHFTDMSDLNFLMCKAIDNPGMTPSSSLRTALVSVFDDLVIDDSTEMHEELGLEDYLGCASAHGVGPSIAIFDAIRNGKLDCACIYPSPLHSREQIQGLVDHMKRILVDGCNRKN; translated from the exons ATGGCCCAAGAAACCAAAAATGAGAACCCGGATCAATCAACGCCCACAACCCGACCCGTCGGCGGCACCGAATACGGCTGGTGCAAAGCCGTCCCCGGAGGCACCGGCTCCACCGTCCTCAGCCTCCTCCTCTCTAAACCTCCACAAATCCCTCACCTCCAAAACGCCCTCCACAAACTCCAAATTTCCCACCCAATCCTCCGCTCAAAGATCCACCTCGACACAACCACCAACACATTCCACTTCGTAACTCCCCCAACTCCCCGCGTCCAAATCGAGCCCTTCGATCTCCAATCCACCTCCCAAATCCTCCAATCTCAAACCAACGGCCACGATCTCACCGACCTCGACCCCTTCCACGCGCTACTCGAGCACGAGATGAACCGCGACACGTGGCGGGATCCTGAAGACGGAGACGCCGACGTTATGTACGCCAGCACGTACGCGATCAGCGACAAACGGTTCGCGTTGTTTCTCCGGCTTCACACGTCGGCTTGCGATAGGGCGGCGGCGGTGGCGCTGCTTAACGAACTGTTGAGGCTTGTCGCTGGTGGAGGTGACGGTGGAGAGGTGGAGGGTGATAAGGTGAATCTTGCGATTGAGGATCTGATTCCGGAAGGGAAGATGAATAAACCGTTTTGGGCGCGTGGATTGGACGTGCTTGGGTACTCGCTTAATGCGTTTAGGTTTTCGAATTTGAGTTTCGTGAATGCTGATGCGCCTCGAAGCTCCAGGATGGTGAGGTTTCAACTGAATGCTGATGAAACCAAGAATCTGCTAGAT GGATGCAAATCAAGAGGAATTAAACTTTGCGCGGCACTTGCAGCAGCTGGAATGATTGCCGCATGGAAATCTAAGCGTCTTTCTGATTATGAATCAGAAAAATATGCTGTAGTAACACTCATTGACTGTCGCCCTCTTCTTGATCCAGTACTTTCCAGCAGCCATTGTG GATTTTACCATTCTGCCATTTTAAATACCCATGATGTTTGTGGAGAAACCTTATGGGAGTTGGCAAAGAGAAGTTACTCATCCTTAGAAAATGCTAAGAACAACAATAAGCATTTCACAGATATGTCTGACCTCAACTTCCTCATGTGCAAAGCCATTGATAACCCTGGTATGACACCATCGTCATCCCTTAGAACTGCACTGGTCTCTGTATTTGATGATCTTGTCATTGATGATTCGACTGAAATGCACGAAGAGCTTGGATTGGAAGACTATCTGGGTTGTGCTTCCGCTCATGGTGTTGGCCCGTCGATAGCCATATTTGACGCCATACGGAATGGAAAGTTGGATTGTGCTTGTATATATCCTTCACCCCTTCATTCAAGAGAGCAGATTCAAGGATTAGTTGATCATATGAAGAGAATACTTGTGGATGGTTGTAACaggaaaaattaa
- the LOC131644709 gene encoding auxin-responsive protein SAUR15-like, with translation MLGKKMVSLKKLAKKVKSSSSGGETNNDPPHHECLLKGYEEELCTSTTPTGYFAVYVGDEHQRYVVPTSYLSHPLFKMLLEKSYNEFGFQQRNGLVVPCSVDAFQEVVNAIECNNGKFHLGKIFHDFV, from the coding sequence ATGCTTGGTAAGAAGATGGTATCATTGAAGAAACTAGCCAAGAAGGTAAAGTCTAGTAGTAGTGGAGGTGAAACTAACAATGACCCTCCTCATCATGAGTGTTTGTTGAAGGGATATGAAGAAGAGTTATGTACAAGCACAACTCCAACTGGCTATTTTGCAGTTTATGTTGGTGATGAGCATCAAAGATATGTGGTTCCAACTAGTTATCTTTCTCACCCTTTATTCAAGATGCTGCTTGAGAAATCTTACAATGAGTTTGGTTTTCAGCAGAGGAATGGGTTGGTTGTTCCATGTAGTGTGGATGCATTTCAAGAGGTTGTTAATGCTATTGAGTGTAACAATGGCAAGTTTCACTTAGGCAAGATTTTTCATGATTTTGTTTGA